In Ptychodera flava strain L36383 chromosome 17, AS_Pfla_20210202, whole genome shotgun sequence, one genomic interval encodes:
- the LOC139116042 gene encoding aqualysin-1-like — MRLTLVIVSVMIASAVAFPRKAFYRAQPDKRIPGRYIVGIEDDSLIRNRDNVVKAITALEKQENVVIRLNKILTNVLSVEMNDEALLVVLALDGVSYVEEDSLYSVSAVESWGLDRIDQRDLPLDNNYNPTGDGTGVNIYIVDTGVKYTHDEFGGRAYYFHDSLHGNGIDCNGHGSHCAGVAASLTYGVAKGATVWGLRVLSCLGLGTNIDIIEGMEIIRYQGFQPGVVLAALSGGASYSLDNEIRLLKVYGYTVVVPAGNDGDDACYYSPARSANAITVGSSDSSDVMSTFSNYGACVAMFAPGEDITSTWYNSNTATYVESGTSMAAAHVAGAAALLLAIDSQLSPDKVEAQLMIDASVDKLTSVNTSPNRLLYVA, encoded by the exons ATGAGGTTGACGCTTGTGATAGTGTCCGTTATGATCGCTTCGGCGGTTGCGTTTCCGAGAAAGGCGTTCTACAGAGCCCAGCCAGACAAGCGTATCCCCGGACGCTATATAGTAGGAATCGAG GATGACAGCCTGATAAGAAATCGAGATAACGTCGTCAAGGCGATTACAGCACTcgaaaaacaggaaaacgtTGTAATTCGTCTGAATAAAATTCTCACCAACGTGCTGTCAGTTGAAATGAACGATGAAGCTCTATTAGTG GTGTTAGCACTTGATGGCGTTTCTTACGTTGAAGAAGATTCCTTATACTCGGTATCGGCTGTTGAATCATGGGGACTTGATAGAATCGATCAAAGGGATTTACCTTTAGACAATAATTATAACCCTACAG GTGATGGGACTGGCGTAAATATTTACATCGTCGATACAGGCGTGAAATACACTCACGACGAGTTCGGAGGGCGCGCTTACTATTTTCACGACTCTCTCCATGGCAAC GGAATTGATTGCAACGGCCATGGAAGCCACTGCGCTGGTGTGGCTGCGAGTCTTACATACGGTGTGGCTAAAGGTGCTACCGTTTGGGGGTTGCGTGTATTGAGCTGTCTTGGACTCGGCACCAACATTGACATTATAGAAG GTATGGAAATTATTCGCTACCAAGGGTTCCAACCTGGCGTTGTGCTGGCCGCGTTGAGTGGGGGCGCATCATATTCTCTTGACAACGAAATTAGACTGCTCAAGGTCTATGGGTACACTGTCGTTGTGCCAGCCGGTAACGATGGCGACGACGCTTGCTACTACTCACCAGCcagatctgcaaat GCCATAACAGTCGGTTCTTCAGACTCGTCTGACGTCATGTCAACGTTTTCTAACTACGGTGCGTGTGTGGCTATGTTCGCACCTGGTGAGGATATCACAAGTACTTGGTATAACAGTAACACTGCCACCTACGTTGAGAGTGGAACTTCAATGGCAGCGGCGCACGTCGCAG GTGCCGCAGCGTTGTTGCTAGCCATTGATTCTCAACTGTCACCTGACAAGGTTGAAGCCCAGCTAATGATAGATGCATCTGTTGACAAATTAACTTCAGTCAACACTTCACCAAACCGTCTCCTCTACGTTGCTTAG
- the LOC139116039 gene encoding prolyl endopeptidase-like isoform X2, protein MWCEDPDADETKAFVDAQNEISMPYLQKCRVRDQFHDRLKEMWDFPKYGCPFKRGPRYFYFYNTGLQNQSVLYVQDSLEGEARVFLDPNKFSDDGTVALRGYSYTEDGEYLAYGLSSSGSDWVTIKFMKVEGAEQLPDVLERVKFSCMSWTHDGKGLFYNTYPEQDGKSDGTETTANLHQKLYYHRLGTKQSEDILCAEFPENPKWMSGAELSDDGRYIVLSVSEGCDPVNRLYYCDMETLTNGIDGLLSWVKLVDNFDAEYEYITNEGTLFTFKTNLKSPKYKLINIDISKPEMENWSDLIPESEQDVLEWAACVNKDKLVLCYLNDVKSRLYLHDLKSGSRLTSFPLDVGTVTGYSGKKKDTEIFYQFTSFLTPGVIYRCDLTAEELAPAVFRQIDVKGFDPNQFQTIQVFFKSKDGTKIPMFIVHRKGIELNSSHPVLLYGYGGFNISITPGFSVSRIVFMQYLGGILAIPNIRGGGEYGETWHRGATSGNKQNCFDDFQSAAEWLIDNKYTKAERITINGGSNGGLLVAACANQRPDLFGCVINQVGVMDMLKFHKFTIGHAWTTDYGCSDKKEDFEWLIKYSPLHNIKIPEGDGVQYPAMLLLTADHDDRVVPLHSLKYIAELQHVMRNETKQTNPLMIRIDTKAGHGAGKPTAKLIEEYSDIYAFIAENLALQWEDGPSKL, encoded by the exons ATGTGGTGTGAGGACCCAGATGCAGATGAAACCAAGGCCTTTGTTGATGCCCAGAATGAAATAAGCATGCCTTACTTGCAGAAATGCAGAGTACGGGACCAGTTCCATGATAG ATTAAAGGAGATGTGGGACTTTCCAAAGTATGGATGTCCATTCAAAAGAGGACCCAGATATTTCTACTTCTATAACACAGGCTTACAGAATCAAAG TGTTCTGTATGTGCAAGATTCTCTAGAGGGAGAAGCAAGGGTTTTCCTTGATCCCAACAAGTTTTCTGATGATGGTACGGTGGCGCTGCGTGGCTATTCCTACACAGAGGATGGTGAATACTTGGCCTATGGTCTGAGTTCAAGTGGCTCTGATTGGGTCACTATTAAG TTTATGAAGGTAGAGGGCGCTGAACAACTGCCAGATGTCCTTGAAAGGGTCAAATTCAGTTGTATGTCATGGACCCATGATGGTAAAGGATTGTTCTACAAT ACATACCCAGAACAGGATGGCAAGTCAGATGGCACAGAAACTACCGCCAATTTACACCAGAAACTATACTACCATCGGCTTGGTACAAAACAGTCAGAAGACATTCTGTGTGCAGAATTCCCGGAAAACCCCAAATGGATGAG TGGAGCAGAACTGAGTGATGATGGCAGATACATTGTGTTGTCAGTCAGTGAAGGATGTGATCCAGTCAACAGACTGTATTACTGTGACATGGAGACACTTACAAATGGAATTGATG GTTTACTGTCGTGGGTGAAACTTGTTGACAACTTTGATGCGGAGTATGAGTACATCACCAATGAAGGAAccttgttcactttcaagacaaATTTGAAGTCCCCGAAATATAAGCTCATCAATATCGACATCAGCAAGCCAGAAATG GAAAACTGGAGTGATTTGATTCCAGAATCAGAACAGGATGTCTTAGAGTGGGCAGCTTGCGTCAATAAAGATAAATTAGTATTATGCTACCTCAATGATGTCAAG AGTCGACTATATTTACATGATCTCAAGTCAGGTAGCAGATTGACGTCTTTTCCTCTGGATGTCGGTACAGTAACTGGCTACTCAGGGAAAAAGAAGGATACAGAG attttctacCAGTTCACATCTTTCCTGACACCTGGCGTCATATACCGCTGTGATCTCACAGCAGAGGAGTTAGCGCCCGCAGTGTTCAGACAGATTGATGTCAAAGGATTTGATCCCAACCAGTTCCAGACAATTCAGGTGTTCTTCAAAAGTAAAGATGGAACCAAGATACCAATGTTCATTGTTCATAGAAAG GGCATTGAGTTGAACAGTTCACATCCAGTTCTCTTGTATGGTTACGGTGGTTTCAACATCTCCATCACTCCGGGATTCAGTGTCTCTCGCATCGTATTCATGCAGTACCTGGGTGGTATCCTAGCAATCCCCAACATCAGAGGTGGAGG TGAGTACGGTGAAACCTGGCACAGAGGTGCAACATCCGGCAATAAACAGAATTGTTTTGATGATTTCCAAAGTGCCGCAGAATGGTTGATTGATAACAAATACACAAAAGCCGAAAG GATTACAATCAATGGTGGTTCTAACGGTGGATTATTGGTTGCAGCTTGTGCCAACCAAAGACCTGATCTCTTTGGCTGTGTCATCAATCAAGTAGG AGTGATGGACATGCTTAAATTCCACAAGTTTACAATCGGCCATGCATGGACAACAGACTATGGTTGTTCAGACAAGAAagaagactttgaatggctgATTAA GTATTCGCCTCTACACAATATCAAAATACCTGAAGGTGATGGAGTCCAATACCCGGCCATGTTGCTACTCACAGCTGACCATGACGACAGAGTGGTACCGCTGCATTCTCTCAAGTACATAGCTGAGCTGCAACATGTCATGAGGAATGAAACCAAACAAACCAACCCTCTGATGATCCGCATTGACACCAAAGCAGGTCATGGAGCTGGCAAGCCAACCGCTAAGTTG ATTGAAGAATACTCagatatctatgcatttatagcaGAAAATCTGGCTCTACAATGGGAAGATGGACCTTCCAAGTTATAG
- the LOC139116044 gene encoding complement C1q subcomponent subunit B-like, with the protein MTLRRNLKFILLRCCIIVTLYQLSTCSMFVAESVDTQTGTLQPESQDTETIQSPRRQCSNSLHGVPGIPGIPGNAGPVGPPGLKGQDGLNGLKGDKGDQGQKGDGQIGQKGVQGKPGPKGETGHHGDKGMTGESGPRGPKGKRGLPGLDGLKGERCEPGEIQQAECNTPRSKVAFSVAELSFISRITQSSRAVRYNKVHTNIGDGYSKSTGKFTCSIPGVYFFTISGVGENPHSEFYICLMKNDEQLPCAHAGNFQTEQGGSASNSVIVTLQRGDTVWVKLHEGFALYGSSTQLSTFTGYLLYENSPED; encoded by the exons ATGACCTTGAGGAGGAATCTGAAGTTCATCCTGCTACGATGTTGCATCATCGTTACTTTGTATCAACTTTCAACATGTTCAATGTTTGTGGCAGAGAGTGTAGACACTCAGACTGGAACACTGCAGCCTGAAAGCCAAGACACAGAGACAATCCAATCTCCAAGACGACAATGCAGCAACTCTCTCCATGGAGTCCCAGGCATTCCAG GAATTCCTGGCAATGCTGGACCAGTGGGTCCTCCCGGTTTGAAGGGTCAAGACGGTCTGAACGGTCTGAAAGGGGACAAAGGTGACCAAGGACAGAAGGGTGATGGTCAGATTGGTCAGAAGGGTGTCCAGGGGAAACCAGGTCCAAAGGGGGAGACAGGTCATCATGGAGACAAGGGAATGACCGGTGAGAGTGGCCCAAGGGGACCTAAAGGGAAGCGAGGACTTCCAGGCCTGGACGGTTTGAAAGGAGAGAGATGTGAACCTGGGGAAATACAACAGGCAGAGTGTAATACCCCAAGGTCCAAAGTAGCATTTTCAGTTGCAGAATTATCATTCATATCCCGTATAACACAAAGCAGCAGGGCTGTCAGATACAACAAAGTTCACACCAACATAGGCGATGGTTACAGTAAATCCACAGGTAAATTCACATGCTCTATTCCAGgtgtttatttcttcacgatttcTGGCGTAGGGGAGAACCCACATAGTGAATTTTATATTTGcttgatgaaaaatgatgagCAACTGCCATGTGCTCATGCTGGTAACTTCCAAACAGAACAAGGTGGTTCAGCTTCTAACAGCGTCATTGTAACCTTGCAGCGAGGAGATACAGTGTGGGTAAAACTTCATGAGGGCTTTGCTTTGTACGGCAGCAGCACTCAGTTATCAACTTTTACAGGATATCTGTTGTATGAAAACTCCCCAGAAGACTAA
- the LOC139116039 gene encoding prolyl endopeptidase-like isoform X1, which produces MSKYPEARRDDSKVDDYHGTKIADPYMWCEDPDADETKAFVDAQNEISMPYLQKCRVRDQFHDRLKEMWDFPKYGCPFKRGPRYFYFYNTGLQNQSVLYVQDSLEGEARVFLDPNKFSDDGTVALRGYSYTEDGEYLAYGLSSSGSDWVTIKFMKVEGAEQLPDVLERVKFSCMSWTHDGKGLFYNTYPEQDGKSDGTETTANLHQKLYYHRLGTKQSEDILCAEFPENPKWMSGAELSDDGRYIVLSVSEGCDPVNRLYYCDMETLTNGIDGLLSWVKLVDNFDAEYEYITNEGTLFTFKTNLKSPKYKLINIDISKPEMENWSDLIPESEQDVLEWAACVNKDKLVLCYLNDVKSRLYLHDLKSGSRLTSFPLDVGTVTGYSGKKKDTEIFYQFTSFLTPGVIYRCDLTAEELAPAVFRQIDVKGFDPNQFQTIQVFFKSKDGTKIPMFIVHRKGIELNSSHPVLLYGYGGFNISITPGFSVSRIVFMQYLGGILAIPNIRGGGEYGETWHRGATSGNKQNCFDDFQSAAEWLIDNKYTKAERITINGGSNGGLLVAACANQRPDLFGCVINQVGVMDMLKFHKFTIGHAWTTDYGCSDKKEDFEWLIKYSPLHNIKIPEGDGVQYPAMLLLTADHDDRVVPLHSLKYIAELQHVMRNETKQTNPLMIRIDTKAGHGAGKPTAKLIEEYSDIYAFIAENLALQWEDGPSKL; this is translated from the exons ATGAGCAAATACCCAGAAGCACGAAGGGATGACTCCAAAGTTGATGACTATCATGGCACAAAG ATTGCTGATCCATACATGTGGTGTGAGGACCCAGATGCAGATGAAACCAAGGCCTTTGTTGATGCCCAGAATGAAATAAGCATGCCTTACTTGCAGAAATGCAGAGTACGGGACCAGTTCCATGATAG ATTAAAGGAGATGTGGGACTTTCCAAAGTATGGATGTCCATTCAAAAGAGGACCCAGATATTTCTACTTCTATAACACAGGCTTACAGAATCAAAG TGTTCTGTATGTGCAAGATTCTCTAGAGGGAGAAGCAAGGGTTTTCCTTGATCCCAACAAGTTTTCTGATGATGGTACGGTGGCGCTGCGTGGCTATTCCTACACAGAGGATGGTGAATACTTGGCCTATGGTCTGAGTTCAAGTGGCTCTGATTGGGTCACTATTAAG TTTATGAAGGTAGAGGGCGCTGAACAACTGCCAGATGTCCTTGAAAGGGTCAAATTCAGTTGTATGTCATGGACCCATGATGGTAAAGGATTGTTCTACAAT ACATACCCAGAACAGGATGGCAAGTCAGATGGCACAGAAACTACCGCCAATTTACACCAGAAACTATACTACCATCGGCTTGGTACAAAACAGTCAGAAGACATTCTGTGTGCAGAATTCCCGGAAAACCCCAAATGGATGAG TGGAGCAGAACTGAGTGATGATGGCAGATACATTGTGTTGTCAGTCAGTGAAGGATGTGATCCAGTCAACAGACTGTATTACTGTGACATGGAGACACTTACAAATGGAATTGATG GTTTACTGTCGTGGGTGAAACTTGTTGACAACTTTGATGCGGAGTATGAGTACATCACCAATGAAGGAAccttgttcactttcaagacaaATTTGAAGTCCCCGAAATATAAGCTCATCAATATCGACATCAGCAAGCCAGAAATG GAAAACTGGAGTGATTTGATTCCAGAATCAGAACAGGATGTCTTAGAGTGGGCAGCTTGCGTCAATAAAGATAAATTAGTATTATGCTACCTCAATGATGTCAAG AGTCGACTATATTTACATGATCTCAAGTCAGGTAGCAGATTGACGTCTTTTCCTCTGGATGTCGGTACAGTAACTGGCTACTCAGGGAAAAAGAAGGATACAGAG attttctacCAGTTCACATCTTTCCTGACACCTGGCGTCATATACCGCTGTGATCTCACAGCAGAGGAGTTAGCGCCCGCAGTGTTCAGACAGATTGATGTCAAAGGATTTGATCCCAACCAGTTCCAGACAATTCAGGTGTTCTTCAAAAGTAAAGATGGAACCAAGATACCAATGTTCATTGTTCATAGAAAG GGCATTGAGTTGAACAGTTCACATCCAGTTCTCTTGTATGGTTACGGTGGTTTCAACATCTCCATCACTCCGGGATTCAGTGTCTCTCGCATCGTATTCATGCAGTACCTGGGTGGTATCCTAGCAATCCCCAACATCAGAGGTGGAGG TGAGTACGGTGAAACCTGGCACAGAGGTGCAACATCCGGCAATAAACAGAATTGTTTTGATGATTTCCAAAGTGCCGCAGAATGGTTGATTGATAACAAATACACAAAAGCCGAAAG GATTACAATCAATGGTGGTTCTAACGGTGGATTATTGGTTGCAGCTTGTGCCAACCAAAGACCTGATCTCTTTGGCTGTGTCATCAATCAAGTAGG AGTGATGGACATGCTTAAATTCCACAAGTTTACAATCGGCCATGCATGGACAACAGACTATGGTTGTTCAGACAAGAAagaagactttgaatggctgATTAA GTATTCGCCTCTACACAATATCAAAATACCTGAAGGTGATGGAGTCCAATACCCGGCCATGTTGCTACTCACAGCTGACCATGACGACAGAGTGGTACCGCTGCATTCTCTCAAGTACATAGCTGAGCTGCAACATGTCATGAGGAATGAAACCAAACAAACCAACCCTCTGATGATCCGCATTGACACCAAAGCAGGTCATGGAGCTGGCAAGCCAACCGCTAAGTTG ATTGAAGAATACTCagatatctatgcatttatagcaGAAAATCTGGCTCTACAATGGGAAGATGGACCTTCCAAGTTATAG